The genome window CCACTGATAATTTGTAAGTCATTCATGATATCATGACGATAATATTGCAATACCTCAACAACATCTTTTTCCTCCATTATTATGCCCCCCATTGCTATAAGCATTATAGCAGAAAATAATGGAAAGTTCATATTATCGTTACATTATATACCATTAGCAAACAGAAATAAAAAACGAGTCAAAATATAAAAAACTCCAACCAAATTAATTGATTGGAGTTTTAAATATACCGTTTTTATGCTTCTTGAGCAACTGGGTACACACTTACTTTTTTACGATCTCGACCAAGACGTTCGAATTTTACGATACCATCTGCTTTTGCAAAAAGAGTATCATCTCCACCGCGGCCCACGTTTTCACCTGGATAAATCTTTGTACCACGTTGGCGGTAAAGGATAGATCCACCAGTAACAAACTGTCCATCAGCACGTTTAGCGCCTAGGCGTTTAGAATGTGAATCACGGCCATTCTTTGTACTACCAGCACCTTTTTTCGTAGCGAAAAATTGTAAATCTAGACGTAGCATAGTTTTGCACCTCCTAGTTAAGTTCTACTTTAATAAATTTGCTATACTCAAGTTCAATCGATTTTAAGGAAACAAGCATTCCTTCAAATAGGAGCTGTACTTTAGCCATTATTTCAGGATTAAGTGACGGTGGAATGGTTACATGTAAGTAACCACCTTCAGCACCTTGCTCTATTTGCAGGTCTGCTTTACATAATTCCAGCACTGCATTCACGGTGCCAATCGATACGGCAGAAACACCTGCACATACTAAATCATAGCCGTAAGGACCACTATCTGCATGTCCAGTTAGTTTAAATGCTGTAATTTGATTTTTTGACCT of Oceanobacillus zhaokaii contains these proteins:
- the rpmA gene encoding 50S ribosomal protein L27, which gives rise to MLRLDLQFFATKKGAGSTKNGRDSHSKRLGAKRADGQFVTGGSILYRQRGTKIYPGENVGRGGDDTLFAKADGIVKFERLGRDRKKVSVYPVAQEA
- a CDS encoding ribosomal-processing cysteine protease Prp, producing MIRVTVSRSKNQITAFKLTGHADSGPYGYDLVCAGVSAVSIGTVNAVLELCKADLQIEQGAEGGYLHVTIPPSLNPEIMAKVQLLFEGMLVSLKSIELEYSKFIKVELN